A single window of Pseudomonas lijiangensis DNA harbors:
- the purU gene encoding formyltetrahydrofolate deformylase, translated as MSRAPDTWILTADCPSVLGTVDAVTRYLFEQGCYVTEHHSFDDRLSGRFFIRVEFRQPDGFDEAAFRSGLTERGEAFGMIFELTAPNYRPKVVIMVSKADHCLNDLLYRQRINQLSMDVVAVVSNHPDLEPLAGWHGIPYYHFPLDPNDKPSQEAKVWQVIEDSGAELVILARYMQVLSPDLCRKLDGKAINIHHSLLPGFKGAKPYHQAYNKGVKLVGATAHYINNDLDEGPIIAQGVEVVDHSHYPEDLIAKGRDIEGLTLARAVGYHIERRVFLNANRTVVL; from the coding sequence ATGAGTCGCGCCCCCGATACATGGATTTTGACTGCCGACTGCCCCAGTGTGCTGGGGACGGTGGATGCGGTAACCCGTTATCTGTTCGAGCAGGGCTGCTATGTCACCGAGCACCATTCGTTCGATGACCGGCTCTCGGGACGTTTTTTCATTCGTGTCGAATTCCGTCAGCCCGACGGCTTCGACGAAGCAGCCTTTCGTTCTGGCCTGACCGAGCGCGGTGAAGCCTTTGGCATGATCTTCGAGCTGACAGCGCCGAACTACCGTCCAAAAGTCGTGATCATGGTGTCCAAGGCCGATCACTGCCTGAACGATCTGCTCTATCGCCAACGCATCAACCAGTTGTCCATGGATGTGGTTGCGGTGGTCTCCAATCACCCCGATCTTGAGCCTCTGGCTGGCTGGCACGGAATTCCGTACTACCATTTCCCACTCGACCCGAACGACAAGCCTTCTCAAGAAGCCAAGGTCTGGCAGGTCATCGAAGATTCAGGCGCGGAACTGGTGATCCTCGCCCGTTACATGCAGGTGCTGTCACCGGACTTGTGCCGCAAGCTCGACGGCAAGGCGATCAACATTCACCACTCGCTGCTGCCGGGTTTCAAGGGCGCCAAGCCTTACCACCAGGCCTACAACAAAGGCGTGAAACTGGTGGGCGCGACGGCCCATTACATCAACAACGACCTGGACGAAGGACCGATCATTGCCCAGGGCGTCGAAGTGGTAGACCACAGTCACTATCCCGAAGACCTGATTGCCAAAGGCCGGGATATCGAAGGACTGACACTGGCACGGGCCGTCGGGTATCACATCGAGCGGCGTGTGTTTTTGAATGCCAATAGGACAGTAGTTCTGTAG